Proteins encoded by one window of Clostridia bacterium:
- a CDS encoding PTS sugar transporter subunit IIC, whose amino-acid sequence MSENAKVSFLKRKNIEFSLKRYGIDALGAMALGLFASLIVGTILEVIGQQVGLAFLVDYGQRAKAMMGPAIGVAVAYGLGAPPLVLFASTVTGAAGAQLGGPAGSFIAAVIGAEFGKAVSKETKVDIIVTPATTIILGVAAGVLVGPPIGAFMKWLGVVIMTATEMAPIPMGILVSVVMGMVLTLPISSAALAVMLELGGLAAGAATVGCATQMIGFAVSSYKENGVGGLVSQGLGTSMLQVPNIVKNPLIWIPPTLASAILGPLATTILPMENVPIGAGMGTSGLVGQFGTIEAMGLSGSVLMKIGLLHFILPAVLTLIIAEFMRKKGWIKFGDMKLDI is encoded by the coding sequence ATGTCTGAGAACGCCAAAGTCAGTTTTCTCAAGCGCAAGAATATCGAGTTTTCCCTGAAAAGATACGGGATTGACGCTCTCGGCGCAATGGCCTTAGGTCTTTTTGCCTCTTTGATTGTCGGAACCATTTTGGAAGTGATTGGGCAGCAAGTGGGATTGGCGTTTCTAGTGGATTACGGGCAAAGGGCCAAGGCTATGATGGGACCCGCCATCGGTGTGGCGGTGGCCTACGGTCTTGGCGCACCCCCGCTGGTATTGTTCGCTTCTACCGTAACCGGGGCTGCCGGTGCACAATTAGGCGGGCCGGCCGGTTCCTTTATCGCAGCGGTGATCGGCGCTGAATTCGGTAAAGCGGTTTCCAAGGAGACGAAAGTGGATATTATCGTGACCCCGGCGACCACCATCATCCTCGGTGTGGCCGCGGGTGTGCTGGTGGGACCTCCCATCGGAGCTTTCATGAAGTGGTTGGGTGTCGTGATCATGACCGCCACCGAGATGGCGCCCATCCCCATGGGCATCCTGGTTTCCGTGGTAATGGGTATGGTTCTGACTCTTCCCATCAGCAGTGCCGCTCTGGCCGTAATGCTGGAGCTGGGGGGCCTGGCGGCCGGTGCTGCCACCGTCGGTTGTGCCACCCAGATGATTGGTTTTGCCGTGTCCAGTTACAAGGAGAACGGTGTGGGCGGATTGGTTTCCCAAGGTTTGGGTACTTCCATGCTGCAGGTGCCTAACATCGTCAAAAACCCCTTGATTTGGATACCGCCGACTTTGGCCAGTGCCATTCTTGGGCCATTGGCCACCACGATCCTGCCCATGGAGAACGTGCCTATCGGCGCCGGGATGGGTACCTCCGGTCTGGTGGGCCAGTTCGGTACCATTGAAGCTATGGGCCTGTCCGGCAGCGTGTTGATGAAAATAGGCCTGCTGCATTTCATTTTACCTGCCGTGTTGACCTTAATCATTGCTGAGTTCATGCGCAAGAAAGGCTGGATTAAATTCGGCGATATGAAGTTAGACATCTAA